tgattgccttgcggagggaatagctacactgtttatattccgtcatgtttccggtcaccttgccctgattaaaagcagtggttcgtgctttcagtttcacgcgaatgctgccatcaatccacggtttctggtttgggaatgttttaattgttgctatgggaatgacatcttcaacgcacgttctaatgaactcgctcaccgaatcagcgtattcatcaatgttgttgtttgacgcaatacgaaacatatcccagtccacatgatggaagcagtcttggagcgtggaatcagattggtcggaccagcgttgaacagacctcagcgtgggttccacgccccttttcctttgtgtaacaagctttcatatctgttccgcccgctagagacgttttcctttatgacgtcatttgtaatcaagttattatttaattatgtgtatgtgtaattctgtgtgattagttaggtatttagtaaataaataattaaacccaattttgtattgctgattcaaattgttagccagggttcgtgcagataaccaataatttacaactttcagatgacgattgatattgattgctattgatgtaaaatattaccaggtctttaagagtttattcggaagataacagctctttaaatattattttgtggtgcccgactctctagttaattacatttacatgattagctcaatcaggtgatattaattacagagaaattattttatagaatagcatatcacttaatccggaaTAGCCAAAGACACTAAAGGACTAAAGGacatactaaaggacaccaataagaagaagagacttgcttgggccaagaaacacgagcaatggacattagaccggtggaaatctgtcctttggtctgatgagtccaaatttgacgtttctggttccaaccgccatgtctttgtgagacgcagagcaggAGAAGAGATGATCTccccatgtgtggttcctaccatgaagcatggaggaggtggtgtgatattgctttgctggttacacggtctgtgatttatttagaattcaaggcacacttaaccagcctggctaccatcccatctggtttgcgcttagtgggactatcatttgttttcaacaggacaatgacccaacacacctccagggctatttgaccaagaaggatagtgatggagtgctgcatcagatgacctggcccccacaatcccctgacctcaacccaattgagatggttgggatgatttggaccatagagtgaaggaaaagcagccaacaagtgctcagcatatgtgggaactccttcaagacggttggaaaagcattccaggtgaagctagtaaaaataaagaaaaacccttgaatgagtaggtgtgtccaaactattgactggtactatatacatatatatttattctGAGCATTTACATTTGCTAATATACACATGATAGGTTTGAGTAAAACCATATGCTAAGCATATGAGCATGAAATACTGTCCACACTCTATATAATCCAGCAGCTGCTAACATACAGTACCTGTTGCCTGACGTCGGCCAGAGCGGCCTCCAGTTCTCTGTTGAGAGCATGGCAGTCTGCTGAGTGCTGTTCTAGGTGCCTGCTGCTATAGTGTAAAGCATCCTCCTGACCAGCCAGCCTACGGACCAGCCCCTGGTTCTCCCCTTGCAGCTCTTCCTTCTGCCTTGAGGAATAAACAAAGATACTTGAAGGGCACCTATTTAGCTACATAAGtacttcataacacattcataacctacACATAAAACAGTCATCAGCATTGTATACACATTTCAGAATTCACCCTGGACAGGCTTGAAACTttttaaaatgaaaaacaatACAATATATCTTCAATGTCACTAATGTACTTTGACATGAGAAATATAGAAGAATCTCATTTGAGAATACCACTCGTAATAAAATGGGAGCATGTATGAATTATGTCTAATGAGAGAAAGATAAACTTACTTTTGAAGAGCATCCACTTTCTGCTGTAGCTGTGAGTTAGCCTCGTGGATAGACTCTTTCGTGTCCAATGACGATCTCATCTTCTCCCCTTGGCTCTCCACCTGGATGGAGAATAATCATATTTTCAGAATTGAGGTTGGTCAAGAAATGTACTCTTTGACTGAATATCTTACATGCTGCATGCATTTTCAATTAGTATTGAACATGGAGACATGAATTGGGGTTcaagcacatacagtacaacaacacaaagagttgtACAGATGCACTTAATTTGACACagcttctcacagcaggaaaataatcctgcagcaacaggaaatgtgaattattatggggattataatgaatggacatttttgtaggggttgatcaaTTTTCTGATTGCAGAAATCAAGTCAGAAatttttaagtggaaattacaaactttagaagcctttttaaaccttgaatacactaaaatgtaaatgtcctGCTGCTCAGGAATATTCTCTGCGACAACAGAGTGAACAAATTAAGATAGTAGATCTGTACCATGCAATGACTGGAATTACATTGGTTTATCAACACAGCACCCTCAACACTGCACAAAGGTAACATGAGCAACATTCAAAGGCAAGGATTGATTGAACAGTGCTGAAACCGTAGTCGACACACATCTTAAATCAGTTTAAGGTGACCATCAAGGCTCTATATACAACTAACAGGGGCACACAGGGTTGCGACCTTACTTTTTTCCCACTGCAATCCGAGCACATTCAGTCACAAACCTTAACACCAAGTCAAAGCAGGACCGGGTTGGGATACACCATTATAACCATTGTGATTATAACACTATAAAAGGAAACCACGTATAGGGTTTGACTGCCATCTGGTGGTTGGCAATGGTAAACGGCCACATTCtacatattgtactgtactccaACAGCACTTACTAGCCCATCTACAGGTTACCATAGTTTTACTGCTAAAATGCACACCTTGAACTGCAGTTGTCTAATGGCCTCTGCCTTGTCTGCACGTCTTCTCGGAGCACTTCAGGTTGTCCTGGCACTCCGCAAGACTCTGCTCTGTGGCACTCCGTAACTCTGGGTACTCTTCCAACTCCCTTACACACCCCTCCAGTTCCAGTCTCACCTGGGGTCCATGGGGGGAGGGGCGCGCCGGGGTGCAGAGAAATGTTCATTACTGATTGGCCACACCTCTCTAAGTAGCTCTCACTGACTGGACCACAACTGACAATACACGCATAGGAAGCTGGACCACTTTGATCGAgagcatcgagagcatcctggcgggctgtatcaccgcctggtatggcaactgcaccgccctcaaccgtaaggctctccagagggtagtgaggtctgcacaacgcatcaccgggggcaaactacctgccctccaggacacctacaccacccgatgctacaggaaggccataaagatcatcaaggacatcaaccacccgagccactgcctgttcaccccgctgccatccagaaggcgaggtcagtacaggtgcatcaaagctgggaccgagagactgaaaaacagcttctatctcaaggccatcagactgttaaacagccaccactaacattgagtggctactgccaacacactgtcaatgacactgactctactccagccactttaatcatgggaattgatgggaaatgatgtaaatatatcactagccactttaaacaatgctaccttatataatgttacttaccctacattgttcatctcatatgcatacgttgatactgtactctatatcatcgactgcatccttatgtaatacatgtatcactagccactttaactatgccacttggtttacatacttatctcatatgtatatactgtactcaatatcatctactgtatcttgcctatgctgctctgtaccatcactcattcatatatccttatgtacatattctttatccccttacactgtgtatgacagtagttttttttggaattgttagttagattacttgctcgttattactgcattgtcggaactagaagcacaagcatttcgctacactcgcattaacatctgctaaccatgtgtatgtgacaaataaaatttgatttgatttgatttttgacacTCCCATTCACCACTCACTGATGTGTGTTTACACAGAGATAATCTTTTAAAGGCTTTCAGCAAACAAATATCAAAAACACAGGATGTCACATTCATTTTGATTTCATTGAATCAAATATGGTTAGTGTCAAACTATTTCAAGCAATTTGATTGTATTCTTACACATGTTGAATAGGCTATCTTTTTGCTTCAATTTCGAAGGATGAAAACCAATTTAAGACAAAGCTCTTTACATTGAATGTAGCCAACAGAAGACTATACCTTCTCCACTTCtgcctctcttccttctctaatGTTCTCGGTTTCCCTCAGAACACTCTCCAACTTTATTCTCAGATCATCCACCTTCATTTGAAGCTCTGCTACCTGAGAGGTGTGCAATAACAGGTCAATAATAACAGACAACTTCTACCTTTCCTATGAATCTCTCAATGCATTTTTATAGGATTAGTAAGTATTGAAACTTGGATATGGGGGGATGTGGGatccctgcctgactctgatccTGTTCTGCTTGGTCTTTCCTCTCCTGTAAGATAGTGCTCTCCTCTTTCAGTGCTGCTTCAGAATGGACCAGCTGCAGTTCCAGCTCAGCGATGGACGCCTGGAACATACATAAACCAATATAATCTTGAACACGACGGGAAtaaatcacgtaataataatatacagtaccagttaaaagttaagacacacctactcattcaatggtttttctttatttttttactattttcgaaattgtagaataatagtgaagacataaaaactatgaaataacacatatggaatcacatatggaatcatgtagtaaccaaaaaagtgttcaaaacttcttagggatcaaatccctttagcgggatcgatttgacaacagcctGTGAAATGGCAGAGCCAAATTTAAATTAATGTATTTAAATTAATGTagtataaatatttaactttcatgaaatcacaagtgtatttcataaaaataaagcttaacttcttgttaatccagccaccatgtcagatttcaaaaaagctttacggcgaaagcaaaccatgcgattatctgaggacagcacccggCATAAAAATGCATGACAAACATTTCAACCAGGGAGGTGCGACacggaagtcagaaataacgatatcattcatgccttacctttgaagatcttcttctgttggcattccaaaatgtcccagaaacatcacaaatggccCTTTTGCTCGATAAActcctttatatccccaaaatgtccatttatttggcgcgtttgattcagaaaaacaccggttccaactcgcccaacatgactataaatgatctaataagttacctgtaaacttggtacaaacatttcaaacaactttcctaatccatccttaggtatcctaaaacgtatataatcgataaaatttaagacggaatatactgtgttcaatagcggataaaatcAAAGTGGAGCGAGCTACAGGTTGCGCGCCCCAAACAAAAGAGTCCACTTGGCTTGACGCTCATTCTGAAtagccgtacttcttcatttctcaaaggaaaaacatcatcaaccaatttctaaagactgttgacatctagtggaagccataggaactgcaaccaagtGCCTTATAAATCTAGTTCCCTATAgaaaatagaatagaaaatacAGTGAACTCAAAAATTGtttttcctggatggtttgtcctctgggtttcgcctgccaaataagttttgttatactcacagacattattttaacagttttagaaactttagagtgttttctatccaaatccaccAATTATATgaatatcctagcttctggacctgagtagcaggcagtttactttgggcacgctattcatccggacgtgaaaatactgccccctatcccaaataggttttaaacaaatcaaattcttcaaagtagtcaccctttggggtggcaagtagcctagtggttagagcgttgggccagtaactgaaatgtggctggatcaaatcccagagctgacaaggtacaaatctgtcgttccacccctgaacaaggcagttaacccactgttccccagtaggccgtcattgtaaataagaatttgttttgaacctagttaaataaaggttgtatttaaaaacatttttaaaaattgccttgatgacagctttgcacactctaggcattctctcaaccagcttaatgaggaatgcatttccaactgtcttgaaggagttcccacatatgctgagcacttgttggctgcttttcctttcctgcagtccaactcatcccaaaccatttcaactgggttgaggtcgggtgattgtagaggccaagttatctgatgcagcactccatcaatctccttggtcaaatatcccttacacagcctagaagTATGTtatgggtcattatcctgttgaaaaacaaattatagtcccaagCGCAAACCAAAATGGGaaggcatatcgctgcagaatgctgtggtatccatgctggataagtttgccttgaattctaaataaatcacagacagtgtcaccagtaaagcacctccacaccatcacacctcctcctccgtgcttcacggtgggaaccacaaatgcagagatcatccattcacctattccgcgtctcacaaagactaggcggttggaaccaaaaatctcaaatttcgactcatcagaccaaaggacagatttccaccggtctaatgtctattgctcctGTTTTCCttgcccaagcaaatctcttcttcttattggtgtcctttagtagtggtttccttgcagaaatttgaccatgaaggcctgattcacgcagtctcctctgaacagtcgatgttgagatgtgtctgttacttgaactctgtgaagcatttattcgggcagcaatctgaggtgcagttatttctaatgaacatatcctctgcagcagaggtaactctgggtcttcctttcctgtggctgtcctcatgagagccattttcatcatagcacttgatgttttttgcgactgcacttgaagaaactttcaaagttcttgaaatttccaaattgactgaccttcatgtcttcaagtaatgatggactgttgtttatctttgcttatttgagcttttcttgccataatatgcatttggtcttttaccaaatagggatttCGTCTGTATACCattcctaccttgtcacaacacaactggttggctcaaacgcattaagaaggaaataaattacaGAAAtaaacttttaaaaaggcacacctgttaatttaaatacattccaggtgactacctcgttgagagaatgccaagcgtgtgcaaagctgtcatcaaggcaaagggtggctactttgaagtatctcaaatataaacatttatttgttttacactttttttggttaatacatgattccatatatgttatttcatcgttttgatgccttcactattattctgcaatgcagaaaatagtaaaaatgatcTGGAATgaggtgtccagacttttgactggtactgtatatatacaattATATCATCCTGAATAAATGACATGCTAGAATATACAGAGAAGGTATTCGAATTAGAAAGCAGTAGAGCTACAGTAAGTTTGTTATCTTAGATAGTTAGTTTACTTTAGATTATATAGGGGCTACTCTATGGCTCAAGGTAACATTTTGGTCaaactaaataaaaaaatcaataaCTGTTGGGTGGGGCACACACAACTTCAAGGTATATATTGCCGTTTTATTTTCCTACCTTGAGGGTTGCGTTCTCAAGGCCAATGTTTCTGTTTTCAGCATTGAGTTTCCACTTTTAACAATAAGACCTCATTTGCAGCAGCAaattcatccctctctttctgcagCTTCACAGTAATGTCTGCTATTTGGCTGTATTGAAACAAcaataaaaatctaaataaaataccattttattggtcatgtacacatattttgcagatgttatcacaggGGTAGTGAAATGCtgatgtttctagctccaacagtgcattaatacctaacgatgttttatttatttaacttggcaagtcagttaagaagctttatcttg
This DNA window, taken from Oncorhynchus tshawytscha isolate Ot180627B linkage group LG10, Otsh_v2.0, whole genome shotgun sequence, encodes the following:
- the LOC112260675 gene encoding outer dense fiber protein 2-like isoform X1, with amino-acid sequence MKVDDLRIKLESVLRETENIREGREAEVEKVESQGEKMRSSLDTKESIHEANSQLQQKVDALQKQKEELQGENQGLVRRLAGQEDALHYSSRHLEQHSADCHALNRELEAALADVRQQVSKVKDKAVSRESSFQTKILELEGEKSMRENELKQIKQSNQLAEKKFEVRLKDLQLSLNQSESHKQSIQNYVDFLKNSYSTMFDEGLPPATSSFGSSYFLK